A DNA window from Actinomadura coerulea contains the following coding sequences:
- the glgP gene encoding alpha-glucan family phosphorylase — protein MKAIRRFTVRTVLPEPLRQLEELVLNLRWSWHHETLDLFRDVDPALWKAVHHDPVRLLGEVAPERLARLAEDRRFLRRLQDTAEDLREYLTAPRWYQSRPGDSPVSIAYFSPEYGITAALPQYSGGLGILAGDHLKTASDLGVPILGVGLLYRHGYFSQSLSPDGWQLERYPPIDPNGLPLTLLRERDGTPVRVVIGLPKGGGLHAQVWIARVGRVPQLLLDSDVEENDQAARDVTDRLYGGGGDHRLLQEMLLGIGGVRAIRAYCRITGHPAPEVFHTNEGHAGFLGLERIRELAKEEALTFDEALEAVRAGTVFTTHTPVPAGIDRFPRELIARYFGGANEEEQVPVDRILALGAEDYPGGDRTVFNMAVMGMRLAQRVNGVSRLHGEVSREMFGGLWGGFDTAEVPIGSITNGVHAGTWVAREVLEFTARELPSVMESGRGWEAVRDVPEPEVWRMRNLLRRRLVMDARRRLRESWRQRGASEAETSWIDDALDPDVLTIGFARRVPSYKRLTLMMSDPDRLRAILLDPERPVQIVIAGKAHPADEGGKRLIQEIVRFTGSEDVRHRIVFLPDYDMALGQLMVQGCDVWMNNPLRPLEACGTSGMKAALNGGLNLSIRDGWWDEWYDGQNGWAIPSADGLAGPDRRDELEAAALYELIEDHVSVTFYDRDSAGMPRRWLEMVKHTIATVGPKVLASRMLRDYVDDLYTPAAVSERSMVADKFAGARELAAWKRQVRSAWPRVAVEHVESTGEESPQVGARLTVRVVVDLDGLAPEDVAVEVAYGRVDDADALVDPSYLELEDGGPAENGRRRYTGEVPLGRSGAFGYSVRVVPSHPLLSGRAEMGLVALPPAPQGMTNGDLR, from the coding sequence GTGAAGGCAATCCGACGTTTCACGGTACGCACCGTCCTTCCCGAGCCCCTCAGGCAGCTCGAGGAGCTGGTCCTCAACCTGCGCTGGTCGTGGCACCACGAGACGCTCGACCTCTTCCGCGACGTGGACCCGGCGCTCTGGAAGGCCGTCCACCACGATCCGGTCAGGCTCCTCGGCGAGGTCGCCCCCGAGCGGCTCGCGCGGCTGGCGGAGGACCGGCGCTTCCTGCGCCGCCTCCAGGACACCGCCGAGGACCTGCGCGAGTATCTGACGGCGCCGCGCTGGTACCAGTCCCGCCCGGGGGACTCCCCGGTGAGCATCGCCTACTTCTCACCCGAGTACGGGATCACCGCCGCGCTGCCGCAGTACTCCGGGGGCCTCGGCATCCTCGCGGGCGACCACCTGAAGACGGCGAGCGACCTCGGCGTGCCCATCCTCGGGGTCGGACTCCTCTACCGGCACGGCTACTTCTCCCAGTCCCTGTCGCCGGACGGCTGGCAGCTGGAGCGCTACCCCCCGATCGACCCCAACGGGCTGCCCCTCACCCTCCTGCGCGAGCGGGACGGGACGCCCGTCCGCGTCGTCATCGGCCTGCCCAAGGGCGGCGGGCTGCACGCGCAGGTGTGGATCGCCCGGGTCGGCCGCGTCCCGCAGCTGCTCCTCGACTCCGACGTCGAGGAGAACGACCAGGCGGCCAGGGACGTCACCGACCGGCTGTACGGGGGCGGCGGCGACCACCGCCTCCTCCAGGAGATGCTGCTCGGCATCGGCGGCGTGCGGGCCATCCGCGCGTACTGCCGCATCACCGGGCATCCGGCGCCGGAGGTGTTCCACACCAACGAGGGCCACGCCGGGTTCCTCGGCCTGGAGCGCATCCGCGAGCTGGCCAAGGAGGAGGCCCTGACCTTCGACGAGGCGCTGGAGGCGGTCCGGGCGGGCACGGTGTTCACCACCCACACGCCCGTCCCCGCCGGCATCGACCGGTTCCCCCGCGAACTGATCGCCCGCTACTTCGGCGGCGCGAACGAGGAGGAGCAGGTCCCCGTCGACCGGATCCTCGCGCTCGGCGCCGAGGACTACCCCGGCGGCGACCGCACCGTGTTCAACATGGCCGTGATGGGGATGCGGCTGGCGCAGCGCGTGAACGGCGTCAGCCGGCTGCACGGCGAGGTCAGCCGGGAGATGTTCGGCGGGCTGTGGGGCGGGTTCGACACCGCCGAGGTCCCCATCGGGTCGATCACCAACGGCGTGCACGCCGGGACCTGGGTCGCGCGCGAGGTGCTGGAGTTCACCGCCCGGGAGCTGCCGTCGGTGATGGAGTCCGGCCGCGGCTGGGAGGCGGTGCGCGACGTCCCCGAGCCGGAGGTCTGGCGGATGCGCAACCTGCTGCGCCGCCGCCTCGTGATGGACGCGCGCCGCCGGCTGCGCGAGTCGTGGCGCCAGCGCGGCGCCAGCGAGGCCGAGACCTCGTGGATCGACGACGCCCTCGACCCCGACGTCCTGACGATCGGGTTCGCGCGGCGCGTCCCGTCCTACAAGCGGCTCACGCTGATGATGAGCGACCCGGACCGGCTCCGCGCGATCCTGCTCGACCCGGAGCGGCCCGTGCAGATCGTCATCGCCGGGAAGGCGCATCCGGCCGACGAGGGCGGCAAGCGGCTCATCCAGGAGATCGTCCGGTTCACCGGGTCCGAGGACGTCCGGCACCGGATCGTGTTCCTGCCCGACTACGACATGGCGCTCGGGCAGCTCATGGTGCAGGGCTGCGACGTGTGGATGAACAATCCGCTCCGCCCGCTGGAGGCGTGCGGCACGTCCGGGATGAAGGCCGCGCTGAACGGCGGGCTGAACCTGTCGATCCGCGACGGCTGGTGGGACGAGTGGTACGACGGCCAGAACGGCTGGGCGATCCCCTCCGCCGACGGCCTCGCCGGCCCCGACCGGCGGGACGAGCTGGAGGCCGCCGCCCTGTACGAGCTGATCGAGGACCACGTCTCCGTCACGTTCTACGACCGCGACTCGGCCGGGATGCCGCGCCGCTGGCTGGAGATGGTCAAGCACACCATCGCCACCGTCGGCCCGAAGGTGCTCGCGTCCCGGATGCTGCGCGACTACGTCGACGACCTGTACACCCCGGCCGCCGTGTCGGAGCGCTCCATGGTCGCCGACAAGTTCGCCGGCGCCCGCGAGCTGGCGGCCTGGAAGCGGCAGGTCCGCTCGGCGTGGCCGCGGGTCGCCGTCGAGCACGTCGAGTCCACCGGGGAGGAGAGCCCCCAGGTCGGCGCGCGGCTGACGGTCCGCGTCGTGGTGGACCTCGACGGGCTCGCCCCCGAGGACGTCGCCGTCGAGGTCGCCTACGGGCGAGTGGACGACGCCGACGCGCTCGTCGACCCGTCCTACCTGGAGCTGGAGGACGGCGGCCCGGCGGAGAACGGGCGGCGCCGCTACACCGGCGAGGTGCCGCTCGGGCGCAGCGGCGCGTTCGGCTACAGCGTGCGGGTGGTGCCGAGCCATCCCCTGCTGTCCGGACGGGCCGAGATGGGCCTCGTCGCGCTGCCGCCCGCGCCGCAGGGCATGACCAACGGCGACCTGCGCTAG
- a CDS encoding helix-turn-helix transcriptional regulator produces MTRKTGPVSAEKETVYNRIPVLRAERGVSRRDLATALGVHYQTVGYLERGEYSPSLHLALRIAEYFEVPVEVVFSLKPFPRIGGTS; encoded by the coding sequence GTGACCCGCAAGACTGGCCCCGTGTCCGCCGAGAAGGAGACCGTCTACAACCGGATCCCGGTGCTGAGGGCGGAGCGCGGCGTCTCGCGCCGCGACCTCGCCACCGCGCTGGGGGTGCACTACCAGACGGTCGGTTACCTGGAACGGGGCGAATACAGCCCGAGCCTGCACCTCGCCCTGCGCATCGCCGAGTACTTCGAGGTGCCGGTCGAGGTCGTCTTCTCCCTCAAACCGTTCCCGAGGATCGGAGGCACGTCATGA
- a CDS encoding ABC transporter permease, giving the protein MNTRALTIGIRRGWAEHVHYLRSRRELASGLVGTVGVYVLLVRWQGDTLVEGTGQSQAVLMTAGFVAFSLFSAGLMNLPMGIAADREEGALLRLRTVPGGTRAYLVARAVSVLLQIAGHVLLMLAAGAVFAGLGLPPAAGDWLTLAWVLALGTLAVVPIGAAIGALLPGPRNAASILSLPLMALTLVSGVMFPLGRLPEGVQWVAQMFPLYWQGLGLRSVFLPDSMAVAEIGGSWRLAETAAVLGAWAVAGLLLAPVLLLRAARRESGARLAERQERRAAQGAF; this is encoded by the coding sequence GTGAACACCCGCGCGCTGACGATCGGGATCCGCCGCGGCTGGGCGGAACACGTGCACTACCTGCGCAGCCGCAGGGAGCTGGCCTCCGGGCTGGTCGGGACGGTGGGGGTCTATGTGCTGCTGGTGCGCTGGCAGGGCGACACCCTCGTGGAGGGCACGGGCCAGTCGCAGGCAGTGCTGATGACGGCCGGTTTCGTGGCGTTCTCCCTGTTCTCGGCGGGCCTGATGAACCTGCCGATGGGCATCGCCGCGGACCGGGAGGAGGGAGCCCTGCTGCGGCTGCGGACGGTGCCCGGCGGCACCCGCGCCTACCTGGTCGCGCGCGCCGTCTCGGTGCTGCTCCAGATCGCCGGCCACGTGCTGCTCATGCTGGCCGCGGGCGCGGTGTTCGCCGGACTCGGCCTGCCGCCGGCGGCGGGCGACTGGCTGACCCTGGCCTGGGTGCTGGCGCTCGGCACCCTGGCCGTCGTCCCGATCGGCGCGGCGATCGGCGCGCTGCTGCCCGGGCCGCGCAACGCCGCGAGCATCCTGTCGCTGCCGCTGATGGCCCTCACGCTCGTCTCCGGGGTGATGTTCCCGCTGGGACGCCTCCCCGAGGGCGTCCAGTGGGTCGCGCAGATGTTCCCCCTCTACTGGCAGGGGCTCGGGCTGCGGTCGGTGTTCCTGCCCGACTCGATGGCGGTGGCCGAGATCGGCGGGAGCTGGCGCCTCGCCGAGACCGCCGCCGTCCTCGGGGCCTGGGCCGTCGCGGGCCTGCTGCTGGCCCCGGTCCTGCTGCTGCGCGCGGCCCGCCGCGAGTCCGGCGCACGCCTGGCCGAGCGGCAGGAGCGCCGCGCCGCCCAGGGCGCCTTCTGA
- a CDS encoding ABC transporter ATP-binding protein, giving the protein MGEPVVRARDVRMRYGRAEVLRGVDLDVQAGEVVALLGPNGAGKTTTIEILEGFRPRSSGEVAVLGADPGKGGDRWRARLGVVLQNWQDHPRWGVRQLLAHIAAYYDDPRDVDELLEVMGLAGQAGQAVGRLSGGQRRRLDVALGIVGRPELLFLDEPTSGFDPEARREFHGLVERLARDEGMTVLLTTHDLAEAERLADRIAILVGGAVQVCGTPSGLASVVRAASEVRWTEDGAPRAERTSDPSGLAYELHRRFGGPVPGLEVRRPTLEQSYLDLVAGAAAEGRAA; this is encoded by the coding sequence ATGGGCGAGCCGGTGGTCCGCGCGCGAGACGTGCGGATGCGCTACGGCCGCGCGGAGGTGCTGCGCGGCGTGGATCTCGACGTGCAGGCGGGCGAGGTGGTGGCGCTGCTCGGGCCCAACGGCGCGGGCAAGACGACGACCATCGAGATCCTCGAAGGGTTCCGGCCTCGCTCGTCCGGGGAGGTCGCGGTGCTCGGCGCCGACCCCGGCAAGGGCGGGGACCGGTGGCGGGCGCGGCTCGGCGTCGTCCTGCAGAACTGGCAGGACCACCCGCGCTGGGGCGTCCGGCAGCTTCTCGCACACATCGCCGCGTACTACGACGACCCCCGCGACGTCGACGAGCTGCTGGAGGTCATGGGCCTCGCGGGGCAGGCCGGTCAGGCGGTCGGGCGGTTGTCGGGCGGCCAGCGGCGGCGGCTGGACGTCGCGCTCGGCATCGTGGGCCGTCCCGAGCTGCTGTTCCTGGACGAGCCGACCAGCGGCTTCGACCCCGAGGCGCGGCGGGAGTTCCACGGGCTGGTCGAGCGGCTGGCACGCGACGAGGGCATGACGGTCCTGCTCACGACGCACGACCTCGCCGAGGCCGAGCGGCTGGCCGACCGCATCGCGATCCTCGTCGGCGGGGCGGTCCAGGTCTGCGGCACCCCGTCCGGGCTGGCGTCGGTCGTGCGGGCGGCGTCGGAGGTCCGCTGGACGGAGGACGGCGCACCGCGGGCCGAGCGCACGTCCGACCCGTCCGGGCTTGCCTACGAGCTGCACCGGCGGTTCGGCGGGCCGGTGCCGGGCCTGGAGGTCCGCCGCCCGACGCTGGAGCAGAGCTACCTGGACCTGGTCGCCGGGGCGGCCGCCGAGGGGAGGGCGGCGTGA
- a CDS encoding sensor histidine kinase, with amino-acid sequence MRLANRGGRPVPWLPTGRAADAALAGGAFAVLAAIALVSVHTGPPSRIPFYSWALLAVACGALYFRRSRPVAVAAVTLAACAVYYPVTEPDGPALLTFVVALYTAAAEGHLTAAVALAGIAVAGTVAGDRRDDVNHLADAAGFLLVGWFVAVVAIGGVVRNRRAYLREAQERARVAERGREAEARRRAIEERLRIARELHDVLGHNISLINVQATAALHGLRREPQRAEDALTAIKQASKDVLREMRATLGVLRQVDEAAPVAPAPGLGRLDELTRGLAAAGLKISTEVEGEPRPLPAEADLAAYRIVQEALTNVTRHSGATSAVVRVGYGADGVVVSVQDDGTPRSGAPSSGGSGIRGMRERAEALGGDLDAGPGPDGGFTVRARLPL; translated from the coding sequence GTGCGACTTGCTAACCGGGGCGGGCGGCCGGTCCCGTGGCTGCCGACCGGCCGCGCCGCGGACGCCGCACTGGCCGGCGGGGCGTTCGCCGTCCTGGCCGCGATCGCCCTCGTGTCGGTCCACACGGGCCCGCCCTCGCGCATTCCCTTCTACAGCTGGGCCCTGCTGGCGGTCGCCTGCGGGGCGCTGTACTTCCGCCGGAGCCGTCCCGTGGCGGTCGCCGCCGTCACGCTCGCCGCCTGCGCCGTCTACTACCCGGTCACCGAGCCGGACGGCCCGGCCCTGCTCACGTTCGTCGTCGCCCTCTACACGGCGGCGGCCGAGGGCCACCTCACCGCGGCCGTCGCTCTCGCGGGGATCGCCGTGGCCGGGACCGTGGCCGGCGACCGCCGCGACGACGTCAACCACCTCGCCGACGCGGCCGGCTTCCTGCTCGTCGGCTGGTTCGTCGCGGTCGTCGCCATCGGCGGCGTCGTCCGCAACCGCCGCGCCTACCTGCGCGAGGCGCAGGAGCGCGCCCGCGTCGCCGAGCGCGGCCGCGAGGCCGAGGCCCGCCGCCGCGCCATCGAGGAGCGGCTGCGCATCGCCCGCGAGCTGCACGACGTCCTCGGCCACAACATCTCGCTCATCAACGTGCAGGCCACCGCCGCGCTGCACGGCCTGCGCCGCGAGCCGCAGCGCGCCGAGGACGCCCTCACCGCGATCAAGCAGGCCAGCAAGGACGTGCTGCGGGAGATGCGCGCCACGCTCGGCGTCCTGCGGCAGGTCGACGAGGCCGCCCCGGTCGCGCCCGCCCCCGGCCTCGGCCGGCTGGACGAGCTGACCCGGGGCCTCGCGGCGGCCGGTCTGAAGATCAGCACCGAGGTGGAGGGGGAGCCGCGCCCGCTGCCCGCCGAGGCCGACCTCGCCGCGTACCGGATCGTCCAGGAGGCGCTCACCAACGTCACCCGGCACTCCGGCGCGACCTCCGCCGTCGTCCGCGTCGGCTACGGCGCCGACGGCGTGGTCGTCAGCGTGCAGGACGACGGGACGCCCCGGTCCGGCGCGCCGTCGTCCGGCGGCAGCGGCATCCGCGGGATGCGGGAGCGCGCCGAGGCGCTCGGCGGCGACCTCGACGCCGGGCCCGGCCCGGACGGCGGCTTCACCGTCCGCGCCCGCCTGCCGCTCTAG
- a CDS encoding ATP-binding cassette domain-containing protein — protein MSGIVVEARGLRVRCGARTVGGFSFGVPEGEVYALLGHAGSGKTLLLEALAGLRRPCGGAVRVRGTDPYAAREGLRIGTVWRDGGLFPGLTVSEIVTAWRRWTLDPLAADEALALTGLEASAGVRFERLTAGERRRLDLSLALLGRSDVLFLDEPTSGLDSGTVHLIWAALRRIAASGTAVLLATRDAAEARRADGVVVVDRARPVAPRGGTGMIPIRRPASSGGPGAARFWSQAAAPGAPGPAAAQVPGPLGSRGREAG, from the coding sequence ATGAGCGGAATCGTCGTGGAGGCGCGTGGGCTGCGCGTCCGCTGCGGCGCCCGGACGGTCGGGGGCTTCTCGTTCGGGGTGCCGGAGGGCGAGGTCTACGCGCTGCTCGGCCACGCGGGGTCGGGCAAGACCCTGCTGCTGGAGGCGCTGGCAGGCCTTCGCCGCCCCTGCGGCGGCGCGGTGCGCGTCCGGGGCACCGACCCGTACGCGGCGCGGGAGGGGCTGCGGATCGGCACGGTGTGGCGGGACGGCGGGCTGTTCCCCGGCCTCACCGTCTCCGAGATCGTCACGGCCTGGCGCCGCTGGACGCTGGACCCGCTGGCGGCGGACGAGGCGCTCGCGCTGACCGGGCTGGAGGCGTCCGCCGGGGTGCGGTTCGAGCGGCTGACGGCCGGTGAGCGGCGGCGGCTCGACCTGTCGCTGGCGCTGCTGGGGCGCTCGGACGTGCTCTTTCTGGACGAGCCCACGTCCGGCCTCGACAGTGGAACGGTCCATCTGATCTGGGCGGCGCTGCGCCGGATCGCCGCGTCCGGCACGGCGGTCCTGCTGGCCACGCGGGACGCGGCCGAGGCCCGCCGCGCCGACGGCGTCGTGGTCGTCGACCGGGCGCGGCCCGTGGCGCCGCGCGGCGGGACCGGCATGATCCCGATCCGCAGGCCCGCCTCGTCCGGCGGTCCGGGCGCCGCCCGGTTCTGGTCGCAGGCGGCCGCGCCCGGCGCGCCGGGTCCCGCGGCCGCTCAGGTTCCGGGGCCGCTCGGGTCCCGGGGCCGGGAGGCGGGCTAG
- a CDS encoding SWIM zinc finger family protein yields MDERPADEGIRARTRRGSIGARWWSRRFIDLVESFADAGRLQRGRAYARKGNVFDLRVEAYEVTAKVRGSAPEPYEVALGIEAIDEDGWRAVEAELASRALFRARLLAGEMPPEIEWVFAELGLALFPDSASDLHLMCDCPDWGDPCKHAAAVLYLLAEAFDDDPFLILQWNGRRRDQLLGALRRASATEPDPLEMRDEPLTAEGFWTPPSGLARLRERPPAPPVPPGFVLQVAAPPPVRVRRRALTDVLAPVYEALAGQDED; encoded by the coding sequence ATGGACGAGCGGCCGGCCGACGAGGGCATCAGGGCGCGGACCAGGCGGGGCTCGATCGGGGCGCGGTGGTGGTCGCGGCGCTTCATCGACCTGGTGGAGTCGTTCGCCGACGCCGGGCGCCTCCAGCGGGGCCGCGCCTACGCCCGCAAGGGCAACGTGTTCGACCTGCGGGTGGAGGCGTACGAGGTCACCGCGAAGGTGCGGGGGTCGGCGCCGGAGCCGTACGAGGTGGCGCTCGGCATCGAGGCCATCGACGAGGACGGCTGGCGCGCGGTGGAGGCGGAGCTGGCGTCCCGCGCGCTGTTCCGGGCCCGGCTGCTGGCCGGTGAGATGCCGCCGGAGATCGAGTGGGTGTTCGCCGAGCTGGGGCTCGCGCTCTTCCCGGACTCGGCGTCCGACCTGCACCTGATGTGCGACTGCCCCGACTGGGGCGACCCGTGCAAGCACGCCGCCGCCGTCCTGTACCTGCTCGCCGAGGCGTTCGACGACGACCCGTTCCTCATCCTCCAGTGGAACGGCCGGCGCCGCGACCAGCTGCTCGGCGCGCTGCGGCGCGCGAGCGCGACCGAGCCCGACCCGCTGGAGATGCGCGACGAGCCGCTCACCGCCGAGGGGTTCTGGACGCCGCCGTCCGGGCTGGCCCGGCTGCGCGAGCGCCCGCCGGCGCCGCCCGTCCCGCCGGGGTTCGTGCTCCAGGTCGCCGCTCCCCCGCCGGTCCGCGTCCGGCGGCGGGCGCTGACGGACGTGCTGGCCCCCGTCTACGAGGCGCTCGCCGGGCAGGACGAGGACTGA
- a CDS encoding SNF2-related protein yields MTAAEAIRAIVHAGDGDLPLTGVDATGPLGDLLSGEADRRLTPMRTPAGFNGTLRPFQERGLAWLKFLGDLGLGGVLADSMGLGKCIGKDEFVFVNGALTKAKDVWARFASTLEPDDEGEWSIPVRELTVNSIAKDGRIVPATVTRLYRQHITEKVRKVRLDDGSELIVTRRHRLLGLDDWTNDLCPGMRVCVPAKLRHGGDALDPDLTVLLAWQIAEGSEGRWTTVVITQKNVRTLEDLQVRLKRVADRFGLALNDARVIPASGTKVPFLRFSGKPYRELLEEHGYRWGGHSAHKRIPECVMTADEATVRLFLRHFFAAESSVDTSRRLVEISSASVWIMRQLSALLRRFGVWLRISTAWKCATNGTGIKRPYQIGLIGGASLRRFQRLIGIADAEKQARVDEICAEPSNTNVEGVPGNDLLRQARKATGLPMRHLSTNTVYFYGTQEFSRESAREAVGRLDHILSGDAEAEYRLRRGCKWTAQTLAAYERLDSVELQRIRDRLDERAAREVFYTRITSVEEFDYEGFVYDFEVADHHNYVAEGMLCHNTAQSLALLASERADGERPGPTLLIGPMSLVGNWQREAARFTPKLRVYVHHGTGRRRGEELAAAVAAADLVLTTYGTAARDAEMLAPIEWERVICDEAQALKNSGTRQARAVRSIPARSRIALTGTPVENHLTELWSIMEFANPGLLGPRSAFRRRFAIPIEREGDEQAALALRRATQPFVLRRLKTDRSIISDLPEKQEIKVYCNLTTEQASLYRATVDDMLQQIAEAEEAKRRGLVLATMAKLKQVCNHPAQLLKDGSRLPGRSGKLERLEEICAEVLEQGEKALVFTQYAEFGSMLQPYLAARLERPVLWLHGGTSKQGRDDLVQRFQEDAEPSIFLLSLKAAGTGLTLTAANHVVHVDRWWNPAVEDQATDRAFRIGQTRDVQVRKFVCVGTMEERVDEMIERKKALADSIVGTGEDWLTELSVAELRDVLRLSPEAVSD; encoded by the coding sequence ATGACCGCCGCCGAGGCGATCCGCGCGATCGTGCACGCCGGCGACGGCGACCTCCCCCTCACCGGGGTGGACGCCACCGGCCCCCTCGGCGACCTCCTCTCCGGCGAGGCCGACCGCCGCCTCACCCCCATGCGCACCCCCGCAGGATTCAACGGCACGCTGCGTCCGTTCCAGGAGCGCGGCCTCGCCTGGCTGAAGTTCCTCGGCGACCTCGGGCTCGGCGGCGTCCTCGCCGACTCGATGGGGCTTGGCAAGTGCATAGGCAAAGACGAGTTCGTCTTCGTGAACGGCGCCCTGACAAAAGCGAAGGACGTCTGGGCGCGCTTCGCCTCCACGCTGGAACCCGATGACGAAGGCGAATGGTCGATACCGGTGCGGGAGTTGACCGTCAACTCGATCGCCAAGGACGGGCGGATCGTTCCGGCCACGGTGACCCGCCTCTACCGCCAGCACATCACCGAGAAGGTGCGGAAAGTTCGGCTGGACGACGGCAGCGAGCTCATCGTGACCCGTCGGCACCGCCTCCTGGGCCTCGACGACTGGACGAACGACCTCTGCCCGGGGATGCGCGTCTGCGTTCCGGCGAAGCTGCGGCACGGGGGCGACGCCCTGGACCCGGACCTGACCGTCCTCCTCGCGTGGCAGATAGCCGAGGGGAGCGAGGGCCGGTGGACCACCGTGGTCATCACTCAGAAGAACGTGCGCACGCTCGAAGACCTTCAGGTTCGCCTGAAGCGTGTGGCAGACAGGTTCGGCCTCGCGTTGAACGATGCGAGGGTCATACCGGCGAGCGGCACCAAGGTCCCCTTCCTGAGATTCAGCGGAAAACCCTACCGGGAACTACTGGAGGAACACGGATATCGCTGGGGCGGCCATTCGGCTCACAAGCGGATCCCTGAATGCGTCATGACGGCCGACGAGGCGACCGTCCGCCTCTTCCTCCGCCACTTCTTCGCGGCCGAATCGTCGGTCGACACGTCGAGGCGCCTCGTCGAGATCAGTTCCGCGTCCGTCTGGATCATGCGGCAGCTCAGTGCGCTGCTGCGCAGGTTCGGCGTCTGGCTGCGCATCTCCACCGCATGGAAGTGCGCCACGAACGGTACGGGCATCAAACGCCCGTACCAGATCGGTCTCATCGGCGGGGCGAGTCTTCGGCGATTCCAGCGCCTCATCGGAATCGCCGACGCCGAAAAACAGGCCCGAGTGGACGAGATCTGCGCCGAACCCTCTAACACCAATGTCGAGGGCGTGCCTGGCAATGATCTTCTCCGACAGGCTCGAAAGGCCACGGGGCTGCCCATGCGGCATCTCAGCACCAACACCGTCTACTTCTACGGAACCCAGGAGTTCTCCAGAGAGAGCGCGAGAGAAGCCGTAGGAAGGCTTGACCACATCCTGTCCGGGGACGCTGAGGCAGAGTACCGGCTCCGCAGGGGATGCAAATGGACGGCGCAGACACTGGCCGCGTACGAGCGCCTCGACAGCGTCGAACTCCAGCGAATTCGCGACCGGCTCGATGAGCGGGCCGCCCGCGAGGTCTTCTACACGAGAATCACCTCGGTCGAGGAGTTCGACTACGAAGGCTTCGTGTACGACTTCGAGGTCGCCGATCACCACAACTACGTCGCCGAGGGGATGCTGTGCCACAACACGGCGCAGTCCCTGGCGCTACTGGCGTCCGAGCGAGCCGACGGCGAGCGTCCTGGTCCCACCCTCCTCATAGGGCCGATGTCGCTGGTGGGGAACTGGCAGCGGGAGGCGGCTCGGTTCACGCCCAAGCTGCGGGTGTACGTGCACCACGGGACGGGGCGGCGCCGGGGCGAGGAGCTCGCGGCGGCGGTGGCGGCGGCGGATCTGGTGCTCACCACCTACGGGACGGCGGCGCGGGACGCGGAGATGCTCGCGCCGATCGAGTGGGAGCGGGTCATCTGCGACGAGGCGCAGGCGCTCAAGAACAGCGGGACGCGGCAGGCGCGGGCGGTGCGGAGCATCCCGGCGCGGAGCCGGATCGCGCTCACCGGCACGCCCGTCGAGAACCACCTGACCGAGCTGTGGTCGATCATGGAGTTCGCCAACCCGGGGCTGCTCGGGCCGCGCAGTGCGTTCCGGCGGCGGTTCGCGATCCCGATCGAGCGGGAGGGCGACGAGCAGGCGGCGCTGGCGCTCAGGCGGGCGACGCAGCCGTTCGTCCTGCGCCGCCTCAAGACCGACAGGTCGATCATCTCGGACCTGCCGGAGAAGCAGGAGATCAAGGTCTACTGCAACCTGACGACCGAGCAGGCGTCGCTCTACCGGGCGACCGTGGACGACATGCTCCAGCAGATCGCCGAGGCGGAGGAGGCCAAGCGGCGCGGGCTGGTGCTGGCGACGATGGCCAAGCTCAAGCAGGTCTGCAACCATCCGGCGCAGCTGCTGAAGGACGGCTCGCGCCTGCCCGGCCGGTCGGGCAAGCTCGAACGGCTGGAGGAGATCTGCGCCGAGGTCCTGGAGCAGGGCGAGAAGGCGCTCGTCTTCACCCAGTACGCCGAGTTCGGGTCGATGCTCCAGCCCTACCTGGCGGCGCGGCTCGAACGGCCGGTGCTGTGGCTGCACGGCGGGACGTCCAAGCAGGGGCGCGACGACCTCGTCCAGCGGTTCCAGGAGGACGCCGAGCCCTCCATCTTCCTGCTGTCCCTCAAGGCCGCCGGGACGGGCCTGACGCTGACCGCCGCCAACCACGTCGTGCACGTGGACCGCTGGTGGAACCCGGCCGTGGAGGACCAGGCCACCGACCGGGCGTTCCGCATCGGGCAGACCCGCGACGTCCAGGTCCGCAAGTTCGTCTGCGTCGGGACGATGGAGGAGCGCGTCGACGAGATGATCGAACGCAAGAAGGCCCTGGCCGACTCGATCGTCGGCACCGGGGAGGACTGGCTGACCGAGCTGTCGGTCGCCGAGCTGCGCGACGTCCTGCGGCTGTCGCCGGAGGCGGTGAGCGACTGA